In Phaeobacter inhibens DSM 16374, the following proteins share a genomic window:
- a CDS encoding M24 family metallopeptidase: protein MTKPQTPFTQSEYQHRLDKTRAAMAAAGLDALFVTDPSNQAWLTGYDGWSFYVHQGVIIPQDGDPIWWGRHMDMMGARRTCWMPQDRLLGYGDHFVQSTDRHPMQDLAGHLCALGLERARIGVEMENYYYSAKAHAVLAAELPQADLVDATALVNWQRLVKSDAEISFMRKAARITDKVIHTAIERAAPGVRKNDLVADILHAGVTGVGDDWGDYPAIVPLTPSGLDATAAHLTWDGTPMRQGEATFFELSGCYRRYHAPLSRTVFLGTPSEEMLRIEAAQIEGIAAGIEAARAGNRTCDIANAFMAVMAKHGIERSGRMGYPVGLSYPPDWGERTASIRSEDTTVLQPGMVFHFMPALWMDTWGLETTETLLIRDTGAAEPLCSIERKLFVKG, encoded by the coding sequence ATGACCAAACCACAGACCCCCTTCACACAATCTGAATATCAGCACCGTCTGGACAAGACTCGCGCCGCGATGGCGGCTGCGGGGCTGGACGCGCTCTTTGTCACGGATCCCTCTAATCAGGCTTGGCTCACCGGCTATGATGGCTGGTCTTTTTACGTGCATCAGGGGGTGATCATCCCGCAAGACGGTGATCCGATCTGGTGGGGGCGGCATATGGATATGATGGGCGCCCGCCGCACCTGCTGGATGCCGCAGGACAGGCTGCTGGGCTATGGCGACCACTTTGTCCAATCAACCGACCGACATCCGATGCAGGATCTTGCCGGGCATCTGTGCGCTCTCGGGCTGGAACGCGCCCGGATCGGTGTCGAGATGGAGAATTATTACTACTCGGCAAAGGCCCATGCCGTATTGGCGGCAGAGCTGCCGCAGGCGGACCTGGTGGATGCCACCGCACTGGTCAATTGGCAGCGGCTTGTGAAATCAGATGCCGAGATCAGCTTTATGCGCAAGGCCGCGCGGATCACCGATAAGGTGATCCACACCGCCATCGAACGGGCCGCACCCGGCGTGCGAAAAAACGATCTGGTGGCCGATATTCTGCATGCCGGTGTGACTGGCGTGGGGGACGATTGGGGCGACTACCCGGCCATCGTGCCACTGACCCCCTCCGGGCTGGATGCGACAGCGGCGCATCTGACCTGGGACGGCACCCCGATGCGGCAGGGCGAGGCAACCTTCTTCGAACTCTCCGGTTGTTACCGCCGCTACCACGCGCCGCTGTCACGGACTGTGTTTCTAGGCACCCCGTCAGAAGAAATGTTGCGGATTGAGGCGGCGCAGATCGAAGGCATCGCCGCCGGGATCGAGGCGGCCCGTGCGGGCAATCGCACCTGCGATATTGCCAATGCCTTCATGGCGGTGATGGCCAAACACGGTATCGAGCGTTCTGGCCGCATGGGCTACCCGGTTGGCCTGTCCTATCCGCCGGATTGGGGGGAGCGCACGGCGTCGATCCGCAGCGAGGATACAACTGTGCTGCAACCCGGCATGGTGTTCCATTTCATGCCAGCGCTCTGGATGGATACATGGGGGCTGGAGACCACCGAAACCCTGCTGATCCGCGACACAGGCGCTGCTGAGCCGCTCTGCTCTATTGAGCGCAAACTCTTCGTGAAGGGGTGA
- a CDS encoding aspartate aminotransferase family protein, translating into MLRNDQLDQWDRDSFFHPSTHLAEFARGNLPQRVVTGGTGCHIEDRDGNRMLDAFAGLYCVNVGYGRPEIAEAIADQARELAYYHSYVGHGTEASITLAKMIMDRAPDHMSKVYFGLSGSDANETNIKLIWYYNNILGRPEKKKIISRWRGYHGSGLMTGSLTGLELFHNKFDLPLAQVVHTEAPYYFRREDLSQSAADFVAHCVAELEALIAREGADTIAAFIGEPVLGTGGIVPPPAGYWPAIQAVLERHDILLVADEVVTGFGRLGTMFGSDHYGMRPDLITIAKGLTSAYAPLSGSIVSDKMWQVLERGTDENGPIGHGWTYSAHPIGAAAGVANLKLIDQLGLVENAGAIGAYLNDEMRKALGDHPNVGDLRGEGMLCAVEFVADRDDRRFFDASDKIGPQIAAKLLEQDSVIARAMPQGDILGFAPPFCLTRDEADRVVAATHRAVTAVLG; encoded by the coding sequence ATGCTACGTAACGACCAATTGGACCAATGGGACCGTGATAGCTTTTTCCATCCTTCAACGCATCTCGCTGAGTTTGCCCGCGGAAATCTGCCTCAACGCGTGGTGACCGGTGGCACCGGCTGCCATATCGAGGACCGAGACGGCAATCGGATGCTAGATGCTTTTGCCGGACTTTATTGCGTGAATGTGGGCTATGGCCGACCTGAGATCGCCGAGGCCATTGCCGATCAGGCCCGCGAGCTGGCCTATTATCATTCTTACGTGGGACATGGGACTGAGGCGTCTATCACCCTGGCCAAGATGATCATGGACCGCGCTCCTGATCATATGTCCAAGGTCTATTTCGGTCTCTCGGGGTCGGATGCCAATGAAACCAACATCAAGCTGATCTGGTATTACAACAACATCCTCGGCCGCCCGGAAAAGAAAAAGATCATCTCGCGCTGGCGTGGCTATCACGGGTCGGGGTTGATGACCGGGTCGCTGACCGGGTTGGAGCTGTTCCATAACAAGTTCGATCTGCCCTTGGCGCAGGTGGTCCATACCGAGGCCCCATATTATTTCCGCCGTGAAGACCTCAGCCAGAGCGCGGCCGACTTTGTTGCCCATTGTGTGGCAGAGCTGGAGGCCCTGATCGCGCGGGAAGGGGCCGATACCATCGCCGCCTTCATCGGGGAGCCGGTTCTGGGCACCGGGGGCATCGTCCCGCCGCCCGCAGGATACTGGCCCGCCATTCAGGCGGTGCTTGAACGGCATGATATCCTGCTGGTCGCAGATGAGGTGGTGACCGGTTTTGGTCGGTTGGGCACGATGTTCGGCTCGGATCACTACGGCATGCGACCCGATCTTATCACCATCGCCAAGGGGTTGACCTCGGCCTATGCACCGCTGTCGGGCTCTATCGTGTCGGACAAGATGTGGCAGGTTCTGGAGCGGGGCACAGATGAGAACGGCCCCATCGGCCATGGCTGGACCTATTCGGCGCATCCTATCGGGGCCGCCGCCGGGGTGGCCAACCTCAAACTGATTGACCAGCTTGGTCTTGTCGAAAATGCCGGTGCCATTGGGGCCTATCTTAACGACGAAATGCGCAAGGCGCTGGGCGATCACCCCAATGTCGGCGATCTGCGGGGCGAGGGCATGTTATGCGCAGTGGAGTTTGTCGCTGACCGCGATGATCGCCGTTTCTTCGACGCCAGTGATAAGATCGGCCCGCAAATCGCCGCCAAACTGCTGGAACAGGACAGCGTGATCGCGCGGGCCATGCCGCAGGGGGACATCCTTGGATTTGCGCCACCATTTTGCCTGACACGGGATGAAGCGGACCGTGTCGTGGCCGCAACCCATCGAGCCGTCACCGCGGTGCTGGGCTGA
- a CDS encoding LacI family DNA-binding transcriptional regulator: MGKTPSAPTLNDVAKAAGVSTATVSRCLNSPDRVIETTRHRVMQAVESLGYTPNFAARVMAAKRSFTIGAIIPTMDNAIFARGLQAFQDQLREDGYTLLVSSSAYSPEVEKEQIRALVARGADGLLLIGHEREEQIYQYLEKHRVPVLVAWSYAPERLQPSVGFSNKGAMRDLAHAVVDAGHRHIAMISGILQGNDRAQNRVSGVRDAMRSRGLDPAALTLIEAPYEIEKGASAFAELMSRAPRPTVVMCGNDVLAAGALREARSRGIAVPDDVSITGFDDIELAEIVSPALTTVHVPHREMGRKAAQELIAIVEGRSEGQSVCISTTLVTRQSLARPSGR, from the coding sequence ATGGGAAAAACCCCCTCCGCTCCAACACTTAACGATGTTGCCAAGGCCGCAGGCGTCTCAACCGCCACAGTGTCGCGCTGCCTGAATTCACCGGATCGTGTCATCGAAACGACCCGCCATCGTGTGATGCAGGCGGTCGAATCACTGGGCTATACGCCAAACTTTGCCGCCCGCGTTATGGCGGCCAAACGCAGCTTTACCATCGGAGCGATTATTCCCACGATGGACAACGCGATCTTCGCGCGCGGACTGCAGGCGTTTCAGGATCAACTGCGGGAGGATGGCTACACGCTGCTGGTGTCCAGTTCCGCATATAGCCCAGAGGTGGAGAAGGAACAGATCCGTGCATTGGTTGCGCGTGGCGCAGATGGCTTGCTGCTGATTGGTCATGAGCGGGAGGAGCAGATTTACCAGTATCTGGAGAAACATCGGGTACCGGTCCTTGTTGCTTGGTCTTATGCGCCTGAACGGCTGCAGCCGTCAGTGGGTTTCAGCAACAAGGGCGCGATGCGGGATCTTGCCCACGCGGTTGTTGATGCCGGGCACCGCCACATAGCGATGATCTCCGGTATCTTGCAGGGCAACGACCGTGCCCAAAATCGCGTCAGCGGTGTTCGCGATGCCATGCGCTCCAGAGGTCTCGACCCGGCTGCGCTCACATTGATCGAAGCCCCCTATGAGATTGAAAAGGGCGCCTCAGCCTTTGCAGAGCTGATGTCACGCGCGCCCCGCCCAACCGTGGTGATGTGCGGCAATGATGTCTTGGCAGCAGGGGCGCTCCGCGAGGCGCGAAGCAGGGGCATCGCCGTGCCTGACGATGTCTCCATCACAGGGTTCGATGATATCGAACTGGCAGAAATCGTCAGCCCCGCTCTGACAACCGTGCATGTCCCGCACCGCGAGATGGGGCGCAAGGCGGCGCAAGAGCTGATTGCAATCGTGGAAGGCAGGTCCGAGGGGCAGTCGGTCTGCATCAGCACGACTCTTGTCACGCGTCAGTCCTTGGCGCGGCCGTCCGGCAGATAG
- a CDS encoding TRAP transporter substrate-binding protein: MTNSKDGLKSAERRNFLKLASTGSFTAALVAGAGGVLWSTEAVAQTAKEEKEREGAAEHIMTVATAYVLGASRSYPIMQLDLKENIQNATNGKIYVKLAPGGQLGAGGALVQKVQGGTIQAAQHSLSNFAPFASTVDLINMPYLCGSNQRFTNLVTSDFWNAEVHPKVEANGFKALFYVNIDPRVVAVRKGGNAVTSPGDMAGVKFRVPGSKMLQQYYRMVGANPTPVAWGETPSAIKQGVADALDPSVGALYVFGFKDILSHVTFTQAVPDSQVYSCNLEWFNSLPADVQDGVMWGSEMTAHQNLSKVPSARAYAMAELAKAGVAFHTLSDDQLGEWQEAGGYQRSEWDTFKTELAGSMDNFAKLEEAAGTQGKYYVHDA, translated from the coding sequence ATGACGAATAGCAAGGATGGGCTCAAATCCGCAGAGCGCCGCAATTTTCTGAAACTGGCCTCAACCGGTTCTTTCACCGCAGCCCTGGTGGCGGGGGCCGGCGGAGTGCTCTGGTCAACAGAGGCGGTTGCACAAACCGCCAAGGAGGAAAAGGAACGTGAGGGTGCGGCCGAGCATATCATGACAGTGGCCACCGCCTATGTGCTGGGGGCATCGCGCAGCTATCCGATCATGCAGCTGGATCTAAAGGAAAACATCCAAAACGCCACCAACGGCAAGATCTATGTCAAACTGGCCCCCGGCGGACAGCTGGGCGCGGGCGGCGCATTGGTGCAGAAGGTGCAAGGCGGCACCATTCAGGCAGCACAGCATTCGCTGTCAAACTTCGCCCCCTTCGCCTCCACCGTAGATCTGATCAATATGCCCTATCTCTGCGGCTCCAACCAGCGGTTCACCAATCTGGTGACCTCCGATTTCTGGAACGCAGAGGTGCACCCCAAGGTGGAAGCCAATGGTTTCAAGGCTCTGTTCTATGTGAACATTGATCCCCGCGTGGTTGCCGTGCGCAAGGGCGGCAACGCGGTGACATCACCGGGTGACATGGCGGGCGTTAAATTCCGGGTGCCCGGTTCCAAGATGCTGCAACAATATTACCGCATGGTTGGCGCCAACCCCACGCCAGTGGCCTGGGGAGAGACACCATCGGCGATCAAACAAGGTGTGGCAGATGCGCTCGATCCGTCGGTTGGCGCGCTTTATGTCTTTGGCTTCAAGGACATTCTCAGCCATGTGACCTTCACCCAGGCGGTGCCGGACAGTCAGGTTTACTCCTGTAATCTTGAGTGGTTCAATTCCTTGCCTGCTGATGTGCAGGACGGCGTGATGTGGGGGTCGGAAATGACCGCGCATCAAAACCTCTCCAAGGTTCCCTCGGCCCGCGCCTATGCAATGGCGGAGCTGGCCAAGGCCGGTGTTGCCTTCCACACGCTCAGCGACGATCAGCTGGGTGAATGGCAAGAGGCCGGCGGCTATCAGCGCAGTGAATGGGATACGTTCAAGACAGAGCTGGCCGGGTCGATGGACAATTTTGCCAAGCTGGAAGAGGCCGCAGGCACGCAAGGCAAATACTACGTTCACGACGCGTAA
- a CDS encoding TRAP transporter small permease translates to MELLRKIDKNAERWLLLTFYVMLVITMAVEVIRRELFAYSSIWGEEIVRYSFIYLAWIGAAAAVKERAHIRIDVLMHYLGPRPKALLYIFGDLVMFVVALVALYWSFETVLVSAKFGSVSHGLRISMVWFLMAVPAGFALMVWRLLQSFLRDFRSLRDGSPVFEGDKLFD, encoded by the coding sequence ATGGAACTCTTGCGAAAAATTGACAAAAACGCCGAGCGCTGGCTGCTGCTGACCTTCTACGTGATGCTGGTTATCACCATGGCGGTTGAGGTTATCCGGCGCGAACTCTTTGCCTATTCCTCGATCTGGGGTGAGGAGATCGTGCGCTACTCCTTCATTTATCTCGCCTGGATCGGTGCCGCCGCCGCAGTGAAAGAGCGGGCCCATATCCGGATTGATGTGCTGATGCACTACCTTGGACCGCGTCCCAAGGCGCTGCTCTATATCTTTGGCGATTTGGTAATGTTCGTTGTCGCGTTGGTGGCGCTTTACTGGTCGTTCGAGACGGTGCTGGTGTCAGCCAAATTCGGCTCCGTCAGCCACGGGCTGCGCATTTCCATGGTTTGGTTTCTGATGGCGGTGCCAGCCGGGTTCGCCCTGATGGTCTGGCGGCTGCTGCAATCCTTCCTACGCGATTTTCGCAGCCTTCGGGACGGCTCGCCCGTCTTTGAGGGCGACAAGCTGTTTGATTGA
- a CDS encoding TRAP transporter large permease: MLWNSLNQTVELGWDFYLPVILFVALIALAVPVWAAIGAAAITMLVMSGDLPLSAIGESLFTGIDAFALTAVPLFILTGDVLVRTGLSKKFLDVAEALTCWTRGGFGSATVLVCGMFAAISGSDAAGAAAVGRMTIARLVESGYPRPYACALVAAGACTGILIPPSIAYIIIGLVLGISASTLFLAALIPGIAILVSILVTNIIMNRLYTYETGGNMGLGEWLGNLGQSLKSGWYAFIVPGIIFYGIFSGRLTPTEAGATAVVVTILMGFLLGTLKLADFPAMLVSSAKVNGVILPIIAFSAPLAEALAIMGVPQGFVTAVTGLTDDPSILILLMICILIAAGCVMETTPNIVILAPILKPLADNIGMNEIQFCIMMITALGVGFITPPLGLNLFVVSGITGESILKIAARAIPFVLTMLIVVLLIAYLPAISTTLLPDIYK, encoded by the coding sequence ATGCTGTGGAATTCACTCAATCAAACGGTTGAACTGGGGTGGGACTTTTACCTGCCGGTGATCCTGTTCGTGGCCCTGATTGCGCTGGCGGTGCCGGTCTGGGCCGCCATCGGGGCGGCGGCCATCACCATGCTGGTGATGTCGGGCGATCTGCCGCTCAGTGCAATTGGAGAAAGCCTGTTCACCGGCATTGATGCCTTTGCGCTGACGGCGGTGCCGCTGTTCATCCTGACCGGCGATGTGCTGGTGCGCACCGGGCTGAGCAAGAAGTTCCTTGATGTGGCGGAGGCGTTGACCTGCTGGACGCGGGGCGGTTTCGGTTCGGCCACGGTGCTGGTCTGCGGCATGTTCGCGGCGATCTCAGGCTCTGATGCTGCGGGCGCTGCGGCAGTCGGCCGGATGACCATCGCCCGGCTGGTCGAAAGTGGCTACCCCCGCCCCTATGCCTGCGCGCTGGTCGCGGCGGGCGCCTGCACCGGCATCCTGATCCCGCCCTCCATCGCCTATATCATCATCGGTCTGGTGCTGGGCATCTCCGCCTCCACCCTATTTCTGGCGGCGCTGATCCCGGGGATTGCCATTCTGGTGTCGATCCTCGTCACCAACATCATCATGAACCGGCTCTATACCTATGAGACCGGGGGCAACATGGGGCTGGGCGAATGGCTGGGCAATCTGGGCCAGTCGCTGAAATCCGGCTGGTATGCCTTTATCGTGCCGGGGATCATTTTCTATGGCATCTTCTCCGGCCGCCTGACCCCGACCGAGGCGGGCGCCACCGCCGTGGTCGTCACGATCCTGATGGGCTTCCTGCTCGGCACTCTGAAACTGGCGGACTTCCCGGCGATGCTGGTCAGCTCGGCCAAGGTGAACGGAGTAATCCTGCCAATCATCGCCTTTTCTGCCCCGCTTGCAGAGGCACTGGCCATCATGGGCGTGCCGCAGGGGTTTGTGACGGCGGTGACCGGGCTGACCGATGATCCGTCAATTCTGATACTGCTGATGATCTGCATTCTGATTGCCGCGGGCTGCGTGATGGAGACGACGCCAAACATCGTGATCCTGGCGCCGATCCTGAAACCGCTCGCCGACAACATCGGCATGAACGAAATTCAGTTCTGCATCATGATGATCACCGCGCTGGGGGTGGGGTTCATTACTCCGCCGCTTGGCCTCAACCTGTTCGTGGTCTCCGGCATCACCGGCGAGTCCATCCTCAAGATCGCCGCCCGCGCCATTCCCTTTGTTCTGACCATGCTGATTGTGGTGCTGCTGATCGCTTATCTCCCTGCGATCTCAACCACGCTGCTCCCTGACATCTATAAATAG
- the hisD gene encoding histidinol dehydrogenase, which produces MTREYLKKAALTPKSDASETHKTVQGILDDIEAGGDAKALEYAAKFDRYEGNVLLTDEEIEAACALVPEKLKADIRFSHDNVRRFAELQKSTMQNVETEICPGFITGQKVIPVDAAGCYVPGGRYSHIASAIMTVTTAKVAGCKHITACSPPRPGVGVAPAIVYAAHICGADKIMAMGGVQGVAAMTFGLFGLPKANILVGPGNQFVAEAKRILFGRVGIDMIAGPTDSLILADRTADAHIVATDLVSQAEHGYNSPVWLVTDDRALAEEVMRLVPGLIDDLPEVNRENAAAAWRDYAEVILCSDREEMGACSDDYAPEHLTVQAEDLDWWLGQLTCYGSLFLGEETTVSYGDKAAGTNHVLPTSRAASYTGGLSVHKYMKIVTWQRATREGSKPVAEATARIARLEGMEGHARAADVRLAKYFPDETFDLTANG; this is translated from the coding sequence ATGACCCGTGAGTACCTGAAGAAGGCGGCCCTGACCCCAAAATCTGATGCGTCCGAGACCCATAAGACCGTGCAGGGGATCCTTGATGATATTGAGGCAGGCGGCGACGCCAAAGCATTGGAATATGCGGCGAAATTCGACCGTTACGAGGGCAATGTGCTGCTGACGGACGAAGAGATTGAGGCGGCCTGCGCGCTGGTACCCGAGAAGCTGAAGGCCGATATCCGGTTTTCCCACGACAACGTACGGCGCTTTGCCGAGCTGCAGAAAAGCACGATGCAGAATGTGGAAACCGAAATCTGCCCCGGCTTCATCACCGGGCAGAAGGTGATCCCGGTTGATGCGGCGGGCTGCTACGTTCCCGGCGGACGCTACAGCCATATCGCCAGCGCGATCATGACCGTAACAACCGCCAAAGTGGCAGGTTGCAAGCATATCACCGCCTGCTCGCCGCCGCGCCCCGGCGTCGGCGTGGCGCCGGCCATCGTCTATGCCGCCCATATCTGCGGCGCCGATAAGATCATGGCGATGGGCGGCGTGCAGGGGGTTGCGGCGATGACCTTCGGCCTGTTCGGGCTGCCCAAGGCCAATATCCTCGTAGGTCCCGGCAATCAGTTCGTGGCGGAGGCCAAGCGCATCCTGTTCGGTCGTGTCGGTATCGACATGATCGCAGGCCCCACCGATAGCCTGATCCTGGCAGACAGAACGGCAGATGCTCATATCGTTGCCACCGATCTCGTCAGCCAGGCAGAGCATGGTTACAACTCCCCGGTCTGGCTGGTGACCGATGATCGGGCTTTGGCCGAGGAGGTGATGCGGCTGGTGCCCGGGCTGATCGACGATCTGCCCGAGGTGAACCGCGAGAACGCCGCTGCGGCCTGGCGCGATTATGCGGAGGTCATTCTATGTTCCGACCGCGAAGAGATGGGCGCCTGCTCCGACGACTATGCGCCCGAGCATCTGACCGTGCAGGCCGAGGATCTGGACTGGTGGCTGGGGCAGCTGACCTGCTACGGATCGCTGTTTCTGGGTGAGGAAACCACGGTGTCCTATGGCGACAAGGCGGCGGGCACCAACCATGTTCTGCCGACCTCGCGCGCGGCCAGCTACACCGGCGGGCTGTCGGTCCACAAATACATGAAGATCGTCACCTGGCAGCGCGCCACCCGCGAAGGCTCCAAACCGGTAGCCGAGGCCACCGCGCGGATCGCACGGCTGGAGGGGATGGAGGGCCACGCCCGTGCTGCCGACGTGCGGCTGGCCAAGTATTTCCCGGACGAAACATTTGACCTGACCGCCAATGGCTGA